One segment of Nakamurella flava DNA contains the following:
- a CDS encoding ElyC/SanA/YdcF family protein produces the protein MPEPTSTDLADAGRLWDFLRLDDLPDGPTTDPAPQYTLALVLGSHDLAPAGRAAQLFGRGRVAALVCTGATSRTTAATFPQGEAAAFAAEAVRLGVPPGRVFREDGARSTVENVVRSRRLVRQLGLPAAGLILVGKPYQLRYARAVTARLWPGPVVRSTAERVAFREYAERLGPARVVGMLVGDLQRVAVVSRTGLAAAQPVPTDVGRAWGRLVAAGHTDRLIPGVPPALPGARLSPVSPGVPDDRGGCVVPSRDGK, from the coding sequence ATGCCGGAGCCCACGTCGACCGATCTGGCCGACGCCGGCCGGCTGTGGGACTTCCTGCGGCTGGACGACCTGCCCGACGGGCCGACGACGGATCCGGCTCCGCAGTACACCCTCGCCCTGGTCCTGGGCAGCCACGACCTCGCCCCCGCCGGGCGCGCGGCCCAGCTGTTCGGGCGGGGCCGGGTGGCCGCGCTCGTCTGCACCGGGGCCACCTCGCGGACGACGGCGGCGACGTTCCCGCAGGGTGAGGCGGCCGCGTTCGCGGCCGAGGCCGTCCGCCTCGGGGTGCCACCGGGCCGGGTGTTCCGGGAGGACGGGGCCCGGTCGACCGTCGAGAACGTCGTTCGCAGCCGTCGGCTCGTGCGGCAGCTCGGTCTCCCGGCGGCGGGGCTGATCCTGGTCGGCAAGCCCTACCAGCTGCGCTACGCCCGCGCCGTCACCGCTCGACTGTGGCCGGGACCGGTGGTCCGCTCGACCGCGGAACGGGTCGCGTTCCGCGAGTACGCCGAGCGCCTGGGCCCGGCACGGGTGGTCGGGATGCTGGTCGGCGACCTGCAGCGGGTCGCCGTCGTCTCCCGGACCGGGTTGGCCGCGGCGCAGCCGGTCCCCACGGACGTCGGGCGGGCGTGGGGGCGACTCGTCGCGGCCGGGCACACCGACCGGCTGATCCCGGGTGTGCCGCCGGCGCTGCCCGGAGCCCGCCTTTCGCCGGTGTCGCCTGGCGTCCCGGACGACCGGGGCGGGTGCGTCGTTCCGTCCCGGGACGGGAAGTAA
- a CDS encoding TIGR03086 family metal-binding protein — MTDATTAEAKQYRRTAARFTELVRGVPDAATWDQPAPVAGWTARDVVGHLVGWFPGFLAGGSGIELPAGPSVADDPVAAWQVMSDGVQAVLDDPDSAGRLLRNPHLGEVPVPRAVDQFFTTDVFLHTWDLARATGQDETLDAQRCADLLAGMEPMDEMLRASGQYGPKVPVPDDADPQTRLVAFIGRDPR; from the coding sequence ATGACGGACGCGACGACCGCGGAGGCGAAGCAGTACCGACGGACCGCGGCGCGGTTCACCGAGCTGGTCCGCGGGGTCCCGGACGCCGCGACCTGGGACCAGCCGGCGCCCGTCGCCGGCTGGACGGCCCGGGACGTCGTTGGTCACCTGGTCGGCTGGTTCCCCGGATTCCTGGCCGGCGGATCGGGCATCGAGCTGCCGGCCGGACCGTCCGTCGCGGACGACCCGGTGGCCGCCTGGCAGGTGATGAGCGACGGGGTGCAGGCCGTCCTGGACGACCCGGACTCCGCCGGACGACTGCTCCGCAACCCGCACCTCGGGGAGGTCCCGGTGCCCCGGGCCGTCGATCAGTTCTTCACCACCGATGTCTTCCTGCACACCTGGGACCTGGCTCGGGCCACCGGCCAGGACGAGACCCTGGACGCGCAGCGCTGCGCCGACCTGCTGGCCGGGATGGAGCCGATGGACGAGATGCTCCGGGCGAGCGGCCAGTACGGGCCGAAGGTGCCGGTGCCGGACGACGCCGATCCGCAGACCCGCCTGGTCGCGTTCATCGGCCGGGACCCCCGATGA
- a CDS encoding MarR family winged helix-turn-helix transcriptional regulator — protein sequence MSDNAALPADRADLDGLLTWAVIRAARGFETMLTDVLTPYGLTPIQFGALAQLSVEPFLTQAQLAHRILMRPQSANHLLNVLIERGLVQRTGERGSGRPNPVQLTPTGRALLARAWPRVVAANEADALGISDPQHEQLHRIVQGILQLQAADPQR from the coding sequence ATGAGCGACAACGCGGCGCTGCCGGCCGACCGGGCCGACCTGGACGGGCTGCTGACGTGGGCGGTCATCCGCGCCGCCCGCGGCTTCGAGACGATGCTCACCGACGTCCTCACCCCGTACGGGCTGACCCCCATCCAGTTCGGCGCGCTGGCCCAGCTCTCCGTCGAGCCCTTCCTCACCCAGGCCCAGCTGGCCCACCGCATCCTCATGCGACCGCAGAGCGCCAACCACCTGCTGAACGTGCTGATCGAACGCGGTCTCGTCCAGCGCACCGGGGAACGGGGCTCGGGCCGCCCGAACCCCGTCCAGTTGACCCCGACCGGCCGCGCCCTGCTGGCCCGGGCCTGGCCCCGGGTCGTCGCCGCCAACGAGGCCGACGCCCTGGGCATCAGCGACCCGCAGCACGAGCAGCTGCACCGCATCGTCCAGGGGATCCTGCAGCTGCAGGCCGCCGACCCCCAGCGCTGA
- a CDS encoding NAD(P)H-binding protein, whose amino-acid sequence MVDSSRCETDVPTAAGGPVLVTGATGTIGSELIRLLTAQGVPVRALVRRRDQQQRLAGSGVEAVLGDLDDADSLRRALTGCDRLFLLTAPFPGQLDQERRAIDAAVTGGVQRLVRISAGDSNVSTDVPWAKAHAQADTYLATTELNWTVLRASAFLQNFAGSAPAIRRGILPQTTKNGAESWIDARDVAAVAARVLTEDGHDRATYFLTGPQALTMAEIAAVFGRVLGRRVRFVQLPGYVFAAMLRVAGKLSPFTTKGLRIQFAGVVRPGHDIDTTYEVPRLLGRPSRTVEDYLRDHLDIYR is encoded by the coding sequence ATGGTCGATTCCTCCCGTTGCGAGACCGACGTCCCGACCGCCGCGGGTGGGCCGGTGCTGGTCACCGGGGCCACCGGCACCATCGGGTCCGAGCTGATCCGGCTGCTCACCGCTCAGGGCGTCCCCGTCCGCGCCCTCGTCCGCCGCCGCGACCAGCAGCAACGGCTGGCCGGGTCGGGAGTGGAGGCGGTGCTCGGTGACCTCGACGATGCCGACAGCCTGCGGCGCGCCCTGACCGGCTGCGATCGGCTGTTCCTGCTCACCGCGCCCTTCCCGGGCCAGCTGGACCAGGAGAGGCGCGCGATCGATGCGGCTGTCACCGGGGGAGTGCAACGGCTCGTGCGCATCTCGGCCGGCGACTCCAACGTCAGTACCGACGTGCCCTGGGCGAAGGCCCACGCCCAAGCCGACACGTATCTCGCCACCACCGAGCTGAACTGGACGGTGCTGCGGGCCAGCGCCTTCCTGCAGAACTTCGCCGGGTCCGCCCCGGCGATCCGGCGGGGGATCCTGCCGCAGACGACGAAGAACGGCGCCGAGTCCTGGATCGACGCCCGCGATGTCGCCGCCGTCGCCGCGCGGGTGCTCACCGAGGACGGCCACGACCGGGCCACGTACTTCCTCACCGGCCCGCAGGCCCTGACGATGGCCGAGATCGCCGCCGTGTTCGGTCGCGTCCTGGGTCGGCGGGTGCGCTTCGTCCAACTGCCCGGCTACGTCTTCGCCGCGATGCTCCGGGTCGCCGGCAAGCTGTCGCCGTTCACGACGAAGGGGCTGCGAATCCAGTTCGCCGGTGTGGTGCGCCCCGGTCACGACATCGACACCACGTACGAGGTGCCGCGGCTGCTGGGCCGACCGAGCCGGACGGTCGAGGACTACCTGCGGGACCACCTGGACATCTACCGCTGA
- a CDS encoding SDR family oxidoreductase yields the protein MSSSTRPLPDLTGRLAVVTGASDGLGRVIAGRLAGAGADVVLPVRNQEKGETAAAGIRRDAPGVTVRVARLDLASLESVTALVDQLTADGRPIDILVNNAGVMTPPQRTETDDGFELQFGTNHLAHVALTLGVLPLLRDGEARVVQQTSIAARQAAIAWDDLNGERGYSAMTYYQQSKLACALFGFELQRRSDEHGWGLISTVAHPGVSPTNLFGAQPAMGRQRDMLGKRAIGLAARVGIVGSVPSAAEPAVLAVTDPDARGGEFYGPKRLLGGPAVRIDPWKPMRNRADARRLWDTSIELLDGYVPNPE from the coding sequence ATGTCGTCCAGCACCCGTCCCCTTCCCGACCTGACCGGCCGGCTGGCCGTCGTCACCGGCGCCAGCGACGGTCTCGGCCGGGTGATCGCGGGCCGGTTGGCCGGGGCCGGCGCGGACGTGGTGCTGCCCGTCCGCAACCAGGAGAAGGGCGAGACGGCGGCGGCGGGCATCCGTCGTGACGCCCCCGGGGTGACGGTGCGCGTGGCCCGGCTCGACCTGGCCTCCCTCGAATCGGTGACCGCGCTCGTCGACCAGCTCACCGCCGACGGCCGCCCGATCGACATCCTCGTCAACAACGCCGGTGTGATGACCCCGCCGCAGCGGACGGAGACCGACGACGGGTTCGAGCTGCAGTTCGGGACCAACCACCTCGCTCACGTCGCGCTCACCCTCGGGGTACTGCCGCTGCTGCGGGACGGGGAAGCGCGGGTCGTCCAGCAGACCAGCATCGCCGCCCGGCAGGCCGCCATCGCCTGGGACGACCTGAACGGCGAGCGCGGCTACTCGGCCATGACCTACTACCAGCAGTCCAAACTGGCCTGCGCGCTGTTCGGGTTCGAGCTGCAGCGCCGCAGCGACGAGCACGGCTGGGGCCTGATCAGCACCGTCGCCCACCCCGGCGTCTCACCCACCAACCTGTTCGGCGCGCAGCCCGCGATGGGGCGGCAGCGGGACATGCTCGGCAAGCGGGCCATCGGACTGGCCGCCCGGGTGGGCATCGTCGGTTCCGTGCCGAGCGCCGCCGAACCCGCCGTGCTGGCCGTCACCGACCCCGACGCCCGCGGCGGGGAGTTCTACGGCCCGAAGCGGCTGCTGGGCGGACCGGCCGTACGGATCGACCCCTGGAAGCCCATGCGCAACCGGGCCGATGCCCGGCGGCTCTGGGACACCTCGATCGAGTTGCTCGACGGGTACGTGCCAAACCCGGAATGA
- a CDS encoding ATP-binding cassette domain-containing protein encodes MTDTPQGDRAGRPSESESTYRAWGAVGGADAESAVPVDPVTGEPTGPTTLPPLTGPGAPAVAVAGPPTTGPAGVTTAPATGSGAFTLPPAGPGTLAPTPESAGDPTAPPPEPTPALVAKDLSLVTGDGVIFRAIDLVVQPGTVAAIVGPSGTGRSCLLLSLTGRMAHSAGVLTVAGHDATEGLDHLRSLTGVARISHRIGPEPSLTVAESVDERCLLEDVPLAEGRQRFVEVCQTLELDVAPSTLVRDIGGVDGTKLAVALAAVRVSAVLVLDDLDGGVSGQDEFDLLHALMALAATGPAIVVTTTDPYPVADAHTVIVMPDRAEPEPVVVVADAVVVEVAPDATAEPLPDAPTQVVSLDKTAVTPPDAAPVTPEAAGPPPPPSGTVAAPERRRRWPFGRRGGRHAAPEAVGEAAAPAATPVDPAAVPSYGHHAEHPADPPTDVFPIDPTIYGPRVARDDDAASAWWTEPRSPAEPKTDDPAVRPPADPPSTGDGPAQGDHR; translated from the coding sequence GTGACAGACACGCCGCAGGGCGACCGGGCCGGACGGCCGTCGGAGTCGGAGTCGACCTATCGGGCCTGGGGGGCCGTGGGTGGGGCGGACGCCGAGTCGGCGGTCCCTGTCGATCCGGTCACCGGGGAGCCGACCGGTCCGACGACGCTGCCGCCGCTGACCGGGCCGGGCGCGCCCGCGGTTGCGGTCGCGGGCCCGCCGACCACCGGTCCAGCGGGTGTGACGACGGCCCCGGCCACGGGCTCCGGTGCGTTCACCCTGCCGCCCGCCGGTCCCGGCACCCTCGCCCCGACCCCGGAGTCGGCCGGGGACCCGACCGCCCCGCCACCGGAACCCACGCCCGCGCTGGTCGCCAAGGATCTCAGCCTGGTCACCGGGGACGGCGTGATCTTCCGGGCGATCGACCTGGTCGTGCAGCCCGGCACGGTCGCGGCGATCGTCGGGCCGTCCGGCACCGGTCGCTCGTGCCTGCTGCTGTCCCTGACCGGTCGGATGGCCCACTCGGCCGGCGTCCTGACCGTGGCCGGACACGACGCCACGGAGGGCCTGGACCATCTGCGGTCGCTGACCGGGGTCGCCCGGATCTCGCACCGGATCGGCCCGGAACCGAGTCTGACGGTGGCCGAGTCGGTCGACGAACGGTGCCTGCTGGAGGACGTCCCGCTGGCCGAGGGCCGTCAGCGCTTCGTCGAGGTCTGCCAGACCCTCGAGCTGGATGTCGCCCCCTCGACGCTGGTTCGGGACATCGGCGGGGTGGACGGCACGAAGCTCGCCGTCGCGCTCGCGGCCGTCCGGGTCAGCGCCGTCCTCGTCCTGGACGACCTGGACGGCGGGGTCAGCGGCCAGGACGAGTTCGACCTCCTCCACGCCCTCATGGCGCTGGCCGCCACCGGTCCGGCGATCGTCGTCACGACCACCGACCCGTACCCGGTCGCCGACGCCCACACGGTGATCGTCATGCCGGACCGGGCCGAGCCGGAACCGGTCGTCGTGGTCGCCGACGCAGTGGTCGTGGAGGTCGCCCCGGACGCGACCGCCGAACCGCTGCCGGACGCCCCCACCCAGGTGGTGTCCCTGGACAAGACGGCCGTGACACCCCCTGATGCCGCTCCGGTCACCCCGGAGGCCGCCGGTCCGCCGCCCCCGCCGAGCGGGACCGTCGCCGCCCCCGAGCGGCGACGTCGCTGGCCGTTCGGCCGTCGCGGCGGCCGGCACGCCGCACCCGAGGCGGTCGGAGAAGCGGCCGCACCGGCGGCGACGCCGGTCGACCCGGCCGCCGTCCCGTCCTACGGGCACCACGCCGAACACCCGGCGGACCCGCCGACCGACGTCTTCCCCATCGACCCGACCATCTACGGGCCCCGGGTCGCCCGCGACGACGACGCCGCGTCGGCGTGGTGGACCGAGCCCCGGTCACCCGCCGAGCCGAAGACCGACGACCCGGCGGTTCGCCCGCCTGCCGACCCGCCGTCCACCGGCGACGGACCCGCCCAGGGGGACCACCGATGA